In the Neisseria sp. KEM232 genome, CCAATCTCAAACTCCACTCTTGGTTTTGGTTTTTCACCGCCGGTTTGTACTTGCGCCATAATCGCATCCACTTCCCTCTGCGAAATAGGCAAAGGACGGTTTCCACTCCCACCAACAAAACCTGATACCCTTGGGGTACTTTTTACCAAATGCCAAGAATCATCCGTCATTTCCATTTCAACAAGCACATATCCAGGAAAAAATTTCCTTTCGCTAACCGTTTTTCGTCCGTTCTTAATATCCACCACTTCTTCAACAGGAACCAAAATCGAACCAAAATAATCCAGCATTCCTTCACGCTCAACTCTTTCTTTAAGCGTTTTTTGTACATTCTTTTCAAATCCAGAATATGCCTGAACCACATACCATTTTTTAGACATTTATTCCTACCTCATCAGCAGATCAAACAATACCCAAGAAATTACAGAGTCAACGACATAAATAAAAACAGTAAGCACACCGGCAAACACCAAAACAAAACCTGTCATTTTTATCGTATACGCTTTCTCAGGCCATACAACCTTCCTAAGCTCGACTACAGAATCCTTAACATATCGGACAAATCGAGAAAAGTTACCCCACATGACAATAACAATACCCGCAAAGATTGCAAAAGCAATGAGTAGATTTTGAATATAGCCAGGAACACTGGTTGTTTGACCAAGTGCAAACCACACCCCCACAGACAGCAACATAATAAGCGCTAATTTTATCAAAAATCTAGCCATTGATTTCCTAACCTGCTTTTGCAACTTAGGATCCATAAGTACAGTTACCGACTCAGCCCTTTTCCCAATATCTTGTTTATCCATTATATAAAACCCTTAAAAATAAAAAAACCAACCGACCCTAGGCCGGTTAGTTTTCTTATTTGGCAGGCCAGGAGGGTCTCGAACCCCCAACCCTCGGTTTTGGAGACCGATACTCTACCAATTGAGCTACTGGCCTCTAAACTTTAAGCGATTACGGTAGACACCACTGCCGAATTGGGCTGAATGCCCAAAATATCGGCAGCTGAACGGGCGGTAACTTCGAGTACAAAAAATTGAAGCATTTTCTTTTAAATACTCTTTTTTAGTTTACAACGGGTTATCTTCGTTTTTGCAGTCTAACATGACTGCTTATCTAGTACAGCCCCTTTAAAATTTAACAAATAATGCAAGTTCATAGCTTGTGTTCCAACTTTATCTATGCGCCTCAAAAACGACCGCCTAGCCTACGAAATCCTTTCCGCTGTCGCCGAAATCCCCTTTGGCAAAGTCGCCACCTACGGCCAAATCGCCCGCCTGATCGGCAGGGACAAAAACGCCCGCCTGGTCGGCTGCGTGCTGCGCCATGCGGCGGATTACGGCGATTATCCTTGTCACCGCGTGGTCAATGCCGCAGGGCGGCTGGTGCCGGGTTGGGCGGCGCAGGCAGATTTGCTGCGCGATGAAGGGGTGGTGCTGAAAGACGAGAACCATGTTTGTTTGAAGACATATCAGTGGGATTGTTAGGACTGTGAGCCGGCATCTTTAATTAGGCTTTATCTTTTATTAAAGACAGTAGGTATTTTCTGCACGCCAATCCGTGGTGAAAATTACGGATAGGGTTTTCACAAAACAGAGAGGCCGTCTGAAAGCTTCTGCCCGAATGTGCGGCGGTTGTTTTCAGACGGCCTGTCTGTTTTTGTGCCAACGGTTTGCGCAGCCGAAAATCTTTTCGGCATCAAATATCTTGAAAACCGTTTGCATTCGCTCCGTGAAGCGGCGATAATATTTGCGTATTTTAACCATGCGTCAGAACGAATTTTTATGTTGATTGCTTTTCTGATTATGCTGCGCGAGGGTATCGAAGCGGCGCTGATTGTCGGTATTGTGGCCGGATTTTTGAAACAGTCCGGCCATCATGATTTGAT is a window encoding:
- the nusG gene encoding transcription termination/antitermination protein NusG; protein product: MSKKWYVVQAYSGFEKNVQKTLKERVEREGMLDYFGSILVPVEEVVDIKNGRKTVSERKFFPGYVLVEMEMTDDSWHLVKSTPRVSGFVGGSGNRPLPISQREVDAIMAQVQTGGEKPKPRVEFEIGQQVRVNEGPFADFNGIVEEVNYERNRLRVSVQIFGRETPVELEFGQVEKD
- a CDS encoding MGMT family protein, translated to MRLKNDRLAYEILSAVAEIPFGKVATYGQIARLIGRDKNARLVGCVLRHAADYGDYPCHRVVNAAGRLVPGWAAQADLLRDEGVVLKDENHVCLKTYQWDC
- the secE gene encoding preprotein translocase subunit SecE, whose translation is MDKQDIGKRAESVTVLMDPKLQKQVRKSMARFLIKLALIMLLSVGVWFALGQTTSVPGYIQNLLIAFAIFAGIVIVMWGNFSRFVRYVKDSVVELRKVVWPEKAYTIKMTGFVLVFAGVLTVFIYVVDSVISWVLFDLLMR